In a single window of the Candoia aspera isolate rCanAsp1 chromosome 14, rCanAsp1.hap2, whole genome shotgun sequence genome:
- the CCNF gene encoding cyclin-F, with the protein MEAAREGPLFPSPPRCNPRSRAGPLVQPNPDVETRAAAPADVTHCRCSRCFLVPSKRRMKKRPRILTLLCLPEDVLFHVLKGLPVEDILSLRAVHSHLKYLIDNHACVWACASFQDEWPSPRNLKMFERAAEKGNFEAAVKLGIAYLYNEGPSVSDEGRAEVNGLKASHFFSLTECLNVSAAPFVWLFIRPPWSLGGSCCKAVVYESLRRGCQQRKTQRGSILYCLAKVLSLFEDEEKRREALEMFEDSSQQGCLHSSYLLWENNQKAAMSDPGRYLHSFRQLRDYASKGSWEAQIALAKACGIGNPLGLESKMSMETVFQFFQASLPLSKQSIFTVQKGMNETMRYILVDWLVEVATMKDFSSLCLHMTIGCVDRYLKLRPVPRARLQLLGIACMVVCTRFVSKEILTIREAVWLTDNTYKYEDLVRMMGEIISALEGRIKIPTIVDYKEVLLNVVSLERRTASLYSFICELSLLNTGLCIYSPARLSAAALLLAKVLHRQARPWTSQLTETTGFSYEELVPCVLSLHKKCFHEDVPKDYRQVSLTAVKQRFEDKRYEEIGKEEVMSYSQLCSLLGVKREDPEPGSLYVNAVETFLTSPSGKRSKRRREDSIQEDRGSFVTTPTAELSNQEESLLDNFLDWSLDACSGYEGDQESEGEKDGDITAPIGIPDGTLAHLDSGKPCCCQESSDEESLSKEGSQYILKHYDHLNKGSECPTIQASPCEASSGYASVNSTSPPPTDGNFGTCPKASSVQPLSLVGDKIPHLPSHSESCLHSASGRSGRRQAKRKNVTAYIEEGKSNTGFLSL; encoded by the exons ATGGAGGCTGCTAGGGAAGGGCCGCTTTTCCCTTCGCCGCCGCGCTGCAACCCCCGGTCCCGAGCGGGTCCTTTGGTCCAGCCAAACCCCGACGTGGAGACCCGAGCAGCGGCGCCAGCGGATG TCACCCACTGCCGGTGTTCCCGGTGCTTCTTGGTCCCTTCCAAGAGAAGGATGAAGAAGAGGCCCCGAATCCTGACCCTGCTGTGCCTTCCAGAAGATGTCCTCTTCCATGTCCTCAAGGGTCTTCCTGTGGAAGATATCCTTTCCCTCCGAGCT GTGCATTCTCATCTTAAGTATCTTATAGATAACCATGCTTGCGTCTGGGCCTGTGCAAGCTTTCAAGATGAGTGGCCTTCTCCAAGGAACTTGAAGATGTTTGAAAG GGCTGCAGAAAAGGGTAACTTTGAAGCTGCTGTTAAACTTGGAATTGCCTACCTCTACAATGAAGGCC cATCTGTTTCCGACGAAGGCCGTGCAGAAGTGAACGGGCTCAAGGCATCACACTTCTTCAGCCTGACCGAGTGCTTGAATGTCTCCGCAGCCCCTTTTGTCTGGCTCTTCATCCGCCCACCCTGGTCTCTCGGTGGGAGTTGCTGCAAAGCCGTGGTCTACGAGAGCCTCCGAAGGGGGTGTCAGCAGCGAAAA ACTCAGAGAGGATCGATTCTATACTGTTTGGCAAAAGTTCTGAGTCTCTTTGAG GAcgaagagaaaaggagagaagccCTTGAGATGTTTGAGGATTCCTCCCAGCAAGGCTGCTTGCACAGCTCTTACCTCTTGTGGGAAAATAATCAGAAAGCTGCT ATGTCAGATCCTGGTAGATACCTCCATAGCTTCAGACAACTCAGGGACTATGCATCCAAAGGTTCCTGGGAAGCTCAG ATTGCTCTTGCCAAAGCTTGCGGGATCGGGAACCCACTGGGTCTGGAAAGCAAAATGTCCATGGAGACCGTCTTCCAGTTCTTCCAAGCCTCTCTTCCCCTGAGCAAGCAAAGCATTTTCACTGTGCAGAAGGGCATGAATGAGACAATGAG ATACATTTTGGTCGACTGGCTGGTAGAAGTAGCCACCATGAAAGACTTCTCCAGTCTCTGCCTTCATATGACGATTGGCTGTGTGGACCGTTACTTGAAACTAAGGCCCGTGCCCCGGGCTCGGCTGCAGCTTTTAGGAATTGCGTGCATGGTTGTTTGTACCCG CTTTGTTAGCAAAGAGATTCTGACGATTCGCGAAGCTGTTTGGTTAACAGACAACACATACAAATATGAAGATCTGGTTAGGATGATGGGGGAGATTATCTCTGCCCTGGAAGGCAGGATAAAG attcctACTATCGTTGACTATAAAGAAGTGCTACTGAATGTCGTTTCGCTGGAGAGAAGGACTGCCTCCCTGTACAGTTTTATCTGTGAACTTTCCCTCCTAAACACGGGCCTTTGCATCTATTCCCCTGCCCGTTTGTCTGCAGCAGCTTTGTTGTTAGCGAAAGTGTTGCATAGGCAAG CTCGTCCTTGGACTAGCCAGTTAACTGAAACCACAGGATTTTCCTACGAAGAGCTGGTGCCCTGTGTGCTGAGTCTCCACAAGAAGTG CTTCCATGAAGATGTTCCCAAAGATTATAGGCAGGTGTCCCTTACTGCTGTGAAGCAACGATTTGAGGATAAACGCTATGAAGAAATTGGAAAGGAAGAG GTGATGAGCTACAGCCAGCTCTGCTCCCTGCTAGGAGTGAAACGGGAAGATCCGGAGCCTGGATCCTTGTACGTGAACGCGGTGGAAACCTTCCTCACTTCCCCATCGGGAAAACGTTCTAAAAG GAGAAGAGAAGACAGCATCCAGGAGGACCGGGGCAGCTTTGTCACCACCCCCACAGCTGAATTGTCCAACCAAGAGGAAAGCCTTCTGGATAATTTCCTTGACTGGAGCTTGGATGCTTGCTCAGGATATGAAGGGGATCAGGAAAGCGAAGGCGAGAAGGATGGAGATA TTACAGCTCCCATTGGAATTCCGGATGGAACTCTGGCACATCTGGACTCTGGGAAGCCTTGCTGTTGCCAAGAATCCAGCGATGAAGAGAGTCTTTCCAAAGAAGGGTCTCAGTACATCTTAAAGCATTATGACCATCTCAACAAGGGGAGCGAGTGCCCCACCATCCAAGCTTCTCCCTGCGAGGCCAGCTCGGGCTACGCCTCGGTCAACAGCACCAGCCCTCCTCCTACTGATGGCAACTTCGGCACGTGCCCCAAAGCAAGTTCCGTGCAACCTCTGAGTCTGGTTGGGGATAAAATCCCACATCTGCCTTCACACTCAGAATCGTGTTTACACTCTGCCAGTGGCCGGTCCGGCAGAAGACAGGCCAAGCGGAAAAACGTGACAGCTTACATTGAAGAAGGGAAGAGCAACACAGGCTTCTTAAGCCTCTGA